The Methanococcoides methylutens genome segment TACACTTATTGAAGCTGCATATCTTGCATACCGCGGGAAGATAGAAGTGGAGAATGATGGCAAAGTGCTTGATTTTGCCGGATTTTTCAAAAAAGCTTCAACCCTGCAGCCAGCATTCGAGCTAAAGTACATCGTTTACAAGGACATAAGGGAAAGAGGATTCTACGTCCAGCCTGGAGTTACTGATTTCCGAGTATACCCACGTGGAAGCCATCCCGGAAAAGGCGCTGCAAAACAGTTCGTCTATGTCAGGTCTGAAAGGGTGCCAATGCCACTCAAGGACCTACTCCGATCACTGAACGCAGCTGAAAATGTCCGCAAGCAGATGATACTCGCAATAGTGGATGAAGAGAGTGACATCACCTTCTATGAGGTAAAGAGACCGAGGATAAAAGGAGGAATGGGAGACACGCTTTATCCGGATATCAACACCGATGCCACTTTCCTCGAGGACAGAGTCATTGTATGGGACGAGGATGCATCCACAACACTCTTTGAAAATGGTTTCTACGGCAAGCCACTTGATAAACAAAGGCTCCAGCTTTCACTTGTGGAATCACGCTACCTGATGGAGAACGGCGTGATCAATATCACAGACCGTCAGGATACTGAACTGGATAGCGAGTCATTCACAGAGATCGCTTCGAAGATCGAACCGGAGTTTCTTTTGAAGAACAGTGTGTACACCGACCTTCGTGAGAAGGGAGTTGTTCCAAAAACAGGATTCAAGTTCGGTAGCCATTTCCGTGTTTATGCACAGGTTGAATCCCCTGCAAAGATACCTCACTCGGAATATCTGGTACATTCAATTCCTTCAGACCATGAATTCAGACTTCCTGTAATGTCAAGGGCTGTCCGCCTTGCT includes the following:
- the endA gene encoding tRNA-intron lyase produces the protein MRAEIIKDRVLVEKKAINELYNTGYYGRPKDNGLELTLIEAAYLAYRGKIEVENDGKVLDFAGFFKKASTLQPAFELKYIVYKDIRERGFYVQPGVTDFRVYPRGSHPGKGAAKQFVYVRSERVPMPLKDLLRSLNAAENVRKQMILAIVDEESDITFYEVKRPRIKGGMGDTLYPDINTDATFLEDRVIVWDEDASTTLFENGFYGKPLDKQRLQLSLVESRYLMENGVINITDRQDTELDSESFTEIASKIEPEFLLKNSVYTDLREKGVVPKTGFKFGSHFRVYAQVESPAKIPHSEYLVHSIPSDHEFRLPVMSRAVRLANSVRKSMLYAIPTDEGIDYIDIGRVKM